The Candidatus Omnitrophota bacterium genomic interval GTCGGTCCTAACGGGTCCGGCAAGACCTCGCTTTTGCGCGTTCTCATGGGTGAATATTCGCTGGAAAAGGGAACTGTGGAGCGCTCCCGCAGCCAGCGCATCGGCTATCTTCCTCAAGACGGCTCGGAATTGCCCGACCGCAGCGTCTCCGAAGTGTTGATGAGCGCCTTCGA includes:
- a CDS encoding ATP-binding cassette domain-containing protein is translated as MISIFDGQLRLGGRVIFSGLSWRIGDKDRIGLVGPNGSGKTSLLRVLMGEYSLEKGTVERSRSQRIGYLPQDGSELPDRSVSEVLMSAF